From a single Calothrix sp. NIES-2098 genomic region:
- a CDS encoding S-adenosylmethionine decarboxylase proenzyme has product MIQSHHFYAILPAAEAVFRWETADFIRVVKNAAKTAQLTVIGELAYAFQPQGISAVVLLAESHVALHFWPEEAKVTIDIHICDYQKDNQEKARFLAKILTIQISESDSMDSWNYLYISG; this is encoded by the coding sequence GTGATTCAATCCCATCATTTTTACGCAATTTTGCCAGCTGCTGAAGCTGTTTTCCGGTGGGAAACAGCTGATTTTATCAGAGTTGTCAAAAATGCCGCTAAGACAGCTCAATTAACTGTTATTGGTGAGCTTGCTTATGCATTCCAGCCACAAGGGATTTCCGCAGTCGTTTTACTAGCCGAGTCTCATGTAGCATTACACTTTTGGCCTGAAGAAGCAAAGGTAACAATTGATATTCATATCTGTGACTATCAAAAAGATAATCAAGAAAAAGCTAGGTTTTTAGCCAAAATATTAACAATACAAATCAGTGAATCAGACAGTATGGATAGCTGGAATTACTTATATATCAGCGGTTAA
- a CDS encoding short-chain dehydrogenase/reductase SDR — translation MDLQLNGKVVLVTAGSKGLGKATAKQFAREGAKVAICARSELVSKAAAEIESETGREVLAVRADVTQSADIERVINATVEKFGGLDILVTNAGGPPAGTFDDLDVAAWEAAINLNLLSAVNLVKYALPYLRQSNTAAILTITSTSTKQPVQNLVLSNSIRLAVIGLTKTLSQELGSDRIRVNSILPGWTYTQRVEELINACIAKNGTTKEAEIAAINANIPLSRMGKPEEFANVAVFLCSPAASYINGVMLQVDGGSYQGIF, via the coding sequence ATGGATTTGCAACTTAATGGCAAAGTAGTATTAGTAACAGCTGGCAGCAAAGGACTAGGTAAAGCCACAGCCAAGCAATTTGCTCGTGAAGGTGCAAAAGTAGCTATTTGTGCCCGTAGTGAGTTAGTAAGCAAAGCTGCTGCGGAGATTGAAAGCGAAACAGGTAGAGAAGTTTTGGCTGTGCGTGCAGATGTAACTCAATCAGCAGACATTGAACGGGTAATTAATGCAACAGTAGAGAAATTTGGCGGATTGGATATCTTAGTTACTAATGCTGGGGGGCCACCTGCTGGAACGTTTGACGATCTTGATGTTGCAGCTTGGGAAGCCGCAATCAATTTAAATTTACTCAGTGCAGTTAATCTGGTGAAATATGCCTTGCCTTATCTACGCCAATCAAACACAGCGGCGATCCTGACAATTACCTCAACTTCGACCAAACAACCAGTTCAAAATCTCGTTTTGTCCAATTCTATTCGTCTAGCGGTAATTGGTTTAACTAAAACACTTAGCCAAGAACTAGGTAGCGATCGCATTCGTGTCAACAGCATCTTACCAGGCTGGACGTATACACAGCGCGTAGAAGAATTAATCAACGCCTGCATCGCCAAAAATGGCACAACCAAAGAAGCAGAAATTGCAGCTATCAACGCAAATATCCCTCTGAGTCGTATGGGAAAGCCAGAAGAGTTTGCTAACGTAGCTGTATTTCTTTGTTCGCCCGCCGCCTCATATATAAATGGAGTTATGCTGCAAGTCGATGGTGGCAGCTACCAAGGAATATTTTGA
- a CDS encoding class II aldolase/adducin family protein: MPKLHKPQPPVFERVEDERLHRKQRLAAAIRLFARFEFHEGTNGHITVRDPEFTDHFWINPQGIDFREVRVSNLIMVNKAGDTIKGDLPVNREAFAIHAHIYEARPDAIATVYAHSIYGKAWSILGRLLDPLNEDSCAFYEDHSVFHDCTGEVLEPSAAKQIADALGTTKAVILRNHGMLTVGHSVDEATWWFINLERCSQAQLLAEAAGKPNIIEHDSARLTHTQIGTPFNGWYCFQPLYHRIVREQPDLLE, from the coding sequence ATGCCTAAATTACATAAACCTCAACCCCCTGTATTTGAGCGAGTTGAAGATGAACGCTTGCATCGCAAACAACGCCTAGCCGCAGCCATCCGTTTGTTTGCTAGGTTTGAGTTTCATGAAGGTACAAATGGTCATATTACAGTTCGCGATCCAGAATTCACAGATCATTTTTGGATCAACCCCCAAGGGATAGATTTTAGAGAAGTTCGCGTTTCTAATTTGATAATGGTAAATAAGGCTGGAGATACAATTAAAGGCGATCTGCCTGTAAATCGAGAAGCCTTTGCCATCCACGCTCATATTTATGAAGCTAGACCAGATGCGATCGCTACAGTTTATGCACACTCAATTTATGGTAAAGCTTGGTCTATTTTAGGTCGTCTACTTGACCCTTTAAATGAAGATTCCTGCGCTTTCTATGAAGACCACAGCGTATTTCATGACTGTACGGGTGAAGTACTAGAGCCATCAGCCGCTAAACAAATTGCTGATGCTTTAGGAACTACTAAAGCTGTCATTTTACGCAATCACGGTATGCTCACAGTTGGTCATTCAGTTGATGAAGCTACTTGGTGGTTTATTAACTTAGAACGTTGTAGCCAAGCACAACTTTTAGCTGAGGCAGCGGGAAAACCCAATATCATTGAGCATGATAGCGCACGTTTAACGCATACTCAAATCGGCACCCCTTTCAATGGCTGGTACTGCTTTCAGCCACTTTATCACAGGATTGTGCGCGAACAACCAGACTTACTTGAGTAG
- a CDS encoding pentapeptide repeat-containing protein has translation MIEDWEIISETKLHGVKCEYVFMRVLTQDNPNPIANPIISNKYPGWGFWRLYQANF, from the coding sequence ATGATTGAAGATTGGGAAATTATAAGTGAGACTAAATTACATGGGGTGAAGTGTGAGTATGTCTTTATGCGCGTACTTACTCAAGACAACCCCAACCCCATCGCAAACCCGATAATCAGCAATAAGTATCCAGGATGGGGATTTTGGCGACTTTATCAAGCCAATTTTTGA
- a CDS encoding pentapeptide repeat-containing protein, translating to MQMSLLCWTLAIPTINLRSANLADASFIAANLSEANLQDADLSQAKLKQAQLKVTDLTGAIITGAYD from the coding sequence ATGCAGATGAGTCTGCTTTGCTGGACTTTAGCTATACCGACAATCAATTTACGATCGGCAAACTTAGCAGATGCTAGCTTTATCGCTGCCAATTTGAGTGAAGCTAATTTACAAGATGCAGATTTATCACAAGCCAAGCTCAAGCAAGCTCAACTAAAAGTAACCGATTTAACAGGTGCAATTATCACAGGTGCATATGATTGA
- a CDS encoding NdhF3 family NAD(P)H dehydrogenase translates to MAQFLLETVWLVPCYALIGGLLAVPWSPGIIRRTGPRPAGYVNLVMTFLAFLHSAIAFFATWNHPPIEVFIPWLSTAGLNLTIALEISSISVGALIVITGLNFLAQIYAIGYMEMDWGWGRFYSLLGLFEAGLCALALCNNLFFSYVILEVLTLGTYLLVGLWFSQPLVVTGARDAFLTKRVGDLFLLMGVLGLWPLAGTWDYTELAEWATTANVDPTIITLVGLALIAGPMGKCAQFPLHLWLDEAMEGPVPSTILRNSVVVASGAWVLIKLQPVLTLSPLVSSALVAIGAVTAIGASLIAIAQIDIKRCQSYSVSAYMGLVFIAVGTKQDEAALLLVLANAVSAALLVMSTGGIIWNSITQNVTQLGGLWSRRPISAIAFIVGTLGLIGFPPLGGFWALMELTDGLWGTQPWLVGVVIAVNALTAVSLTREFGLIFAGKAQQMSERSPEVHWPMSFPMVILLGFVLHLPLVLQSLSLLPSWVILNKDVALLLIWSTIFGCGITGVIYLGNIPKPIRLPWQPLQDLFAYDFYTPKIYRMTIIFSVAQLSKFADMLDRFVVDGIVNLVGLFSLLTGEGLKYSTSGQTQFYAFTVLLGVGVLGMWVTWPYWGVQVLNFMF, encoded by the coding sequence ATGGCTCAGTTTCTCTTAGAGACTGTTTGGCTAGTTCCGTGCTATGCCTTAATAGGTGGGCTTTTAGCCGTTCCTTGGTCTCCAGGGATCATTCGCCGTACTGGCCCAAGACCGGCGGGTTATGTCAATTTGGTAATGACATTTTTAGCGTTCCTGCATAGTGCGATCGCATTTTTCGCAACTTGGAATCATCCACCTATAGAAGTATTTATTCCTTGGCTGTCTACAGCTGGTTTAAATCTTACCATCGCTTTAGAAATTTCTTCTATAAGTGTAGGAGCATTAATTGTAATCACAGGCTTGAATTTCTTGGCGCAAATTTATGCCATTGGTTACATGGAAATGGATTGGGGTTGGGGACGCTTCTATTCTTTATTAGGACTATTTGAAGCGGGATTATGTGCCCTAGCTTTGTGTAATAATTTGTTCTTTAGCTATGTAATTCTGGAAGTTCTGACTTTAGGAACCTATTTGCTAGTTGGCTTATGGTTCAGTCAGCCGTTAGTAGTTACCGGTGCAAGAGATGCTTTCCTCACCAAACGGGTGGGAGACTTATTTCTGCTGATGGGTGTGTTGGGATTGTGGCCATTAGCCGGAACTTGGGATTATACAGAATTAGCTGAATGGGCAACAACTGCAAATGTTGACCCGACAATTATCACTCTAGTAGGTTTAGCTTTAATTGCCGGGCCAATGGGTAAATGTGCCCAATTTCCCCTGCATTTGTGGTTGGATGAGGCGATGGAAGGCCCCGTTCCTAGTACAATTTTGCGGAACTCGGTGGTAGTTGCGAGTGGCGCGTGGGTACTGATTAAACTGCAACCCGTGTTAACTTTGTCGCCACTGGTTTCTTCAGCCTTGGTAGCAATTGGTGCAGTTACGGCTATCGGTGCTTCCTTAATTGCGATCGCTCAAATTGATATTAAACGCTGTCAATCTTATTCTGTCAGCGCTTATATGGGTTTGGTGTTTATCGCAGTGGGTACAAAACAAGACGAAGCAGCATTGTTATTAGTACTGGCTAATGCGGTATCAGCTGCACTGTTAGTTATGAGTACCGGCGGAATCATCTGGAACAGCATCACCCAAAATGTTACTCAGTTGGGTGGACTGTGGTCGCGCCGTCCAATTTCTGCAATAGCGTTTATCGTTGGAACTTTGGGGTTAATTGGATTTCCACCTCTAGGCGGCTTTTGGGCGTTGATGGAATTAACAGATGGACTCTGGGGAACTCAACCTTGGTTGGTTGGTGTGGTTATAGCCGTGAACGCTTTAACTGCTGTGAGTTTAACCAGAGAATTTGGTTTGATTTTTGCTGGTAAAGCTCAACAGATGAGCGAGCGATCGCCAGAAGTACACTGGCCAATGTCTTTTCCAATGGTGATTCTACTAGGCTTTGTTTTACATCTGCCCTTAGTGTTGCAAAGCTTATCACTATTACCTTCTTGGGTAATTCTTAATAAAGATGTTGCGCTGTTATTAATTTGGTCAACTATTTTTGGTTGTGGTATCACTGGCGTAATTTATTTAGGTAATATTCCTAAACCAATTCGTCTACCTTGGCAACCTTTACAAGACTTGTTCGCCTACGATTTTTACACTCCAAAAATCTATCGGATGACGATTATTTTCAGCGTCGCCCAACTTTCCAAGTTTGCTGATATGCTCGATCGTTTTGTAGTTGATGGGATTGTGAATTTGGTTGGTTTATTCTCCCTATTAACTGGCGAAGGTCTGAAATATAGTACATCTGGTCAAACCCAATTTTATGCTTTCACTGTGCTTTTAGGTGTTGGTGTATTGGGAATGTGGGTAACTTGGCCATACTGGGGAGTGCAAGTTTTAAATTTCATGTTTTAG
- a CDS encoding carbonic anhydrase, whose product MKNNYRQANVSRRNLLKLSAGAIGAGVLTAGVGSNLVAPEKVSAQPEKNDITPDQALKELVDGNNRFVKAKKRNPHQSLKRLQEVAKGQKPFASILGCADSRVPSEIIFDQGLGDLFVCRVAGNIATNEETGSLEFGSLVLGSKLIMVLGHERCGAVDATIKGAQVPGKIGSLLEAIKPAVDKSQGQAGDKLENACKANIALQVENLKSSPVLADLIKAGKLKVVGGYYDLDTGKVSLVS is encoded by the coding sequence ATGAAAAACAACTATCGCCAAGCAAATGTTTCTCGTAGAAATTTACTCAAACTAAGCGCAGGCGCAATTGGTGCAGGAGTATTAACAGCCGGAGTGGGTTCAAATTTAGTTGCACCTGAAAAAGTCTCAGCACAACCAGAAAAAAATGATATTACTCCCGACCAAGCATTAAAAGAATTAGTGGATGGAAATAATAGGTTTGTTAAAGCAAAAAAACGCAATCCCCATCAAAGTTTAAAACGCTTACAGGAAGTTGCTAAAGGTCAAAAACCGTTTGCCTCGATTTTAGGTTGTGCAGATTCGCGAGTTCCTTCAGAGATTATTTTCGATCAGGGGCTTGGAGATTTATTTGTTTGTCGTGTAGCTGGTAATATCGCAACTAATGAAGAAACTGGTAGCTTAGAATTTGGCAGCTTAGTATTAGGCTCAAAGCTAATCATGGTACTAGGTCATGAAAGATGTGGTGCTGTAGATGCCACTATCAAAGGTGCCCAAGTACCTGGGAAAATTGGTAGCTTACTAGAAGCAATTAAACCTGCTGTAGACAAATCTCAAGGACAAGCAGGAGATAAATTAGAGAATGCTTGTAAGGCTAATATTGCATTGCAAGTTGAGAATTTAAAGTCATCACCAGTCCTCGCTGATTTAATCAAAGCAGGCAAATTGAAAGTAGTTGGTGGTTATTACGATTTAGATACTGGTAAAGTCAGTCTAGTTAGTTAG
- the ndhD gene encoding NADH dehydrogenase subunit 4: MLSVLIWLPILAAAIIAVIPKNLPANTVRLSALYFAAVVLLWNIFILFKFDISNPGMQFQEYLPWNETLGLSYQLGVDGLSILMLVLNSLLTWIAIYSSSKETQRPRLFYSLILLVSGGVAGAFLAENLLLFFLFYELELIPFYLLISIWGGEKRAYAGIKFLIYTAVSGALILATFLGMVWLTGSTSFAFDAVSTQTLSSVLQIVLLSGIILGFGIKIPLVPFHTWLPDAYVEASAPIAILLGGVLAKLGTYGLLRFGMGMFPQAWSMFAPTLAIWGAVSAIYGAVVAIAQKDIKRMVAYSSIGHMGYILLAGAASNALALVGAVAQMFSHGLILAILFHLVGVVETKVGTRELDKLNGLMSPIRGLPLISALLVLSGMASAGIPGLTGFVAEFIVFQGSFTAFPLPTILCVVASGLTAVYFVILLNRTCFGRLDNLAYYPKVQWFEKTPALILAALIIFLGVQPTWLVRWSEPTTTAMVAAIPAVEKTVNSEIALKP; encoded by the coding sequence ATGTTAAGTGTTCTGATTTGGCTCCCGATTTTAGCAGCAGCTATTATCGCCGTAATTCCGAAAAATCTGCCTGCTAATACTGTGCGGTTAAGTGCATTATACTTTGCTGCCGTAGTTCTACTCTGGAATATTTTTATTCTGTTCAAATTTGATATCAGCAATCCAGGAATGCAATTTCAAGAGTATCTACCTTGGAATGAAACTCTTGGTTTGAGCTATCAATTAGGAGTAGATGGACTTTCCATATTGATGTTGGTTTTAAATAGCCTACTTACCTGGATTGCTATTTACAGCAGCAGCAAAGAAACACAAAGACCTCGGCTTTTTTACTCGCTAATTTTATTAGTGAGTGGTGGGGTAGCAGGTGCATTTTTAGCAGAGAATTTGCTGCTATTCTTCTTGTTCTATGAACTAGAATTAATTCCCTTCTATTTACTAATTTCTATTTGGGGAGGGGAAAAAAGAGCTTATGCAGGTATTAAATTCCTGATTTACACTGCTGTTTCTGGAGCATTAATCTTAGCAACTTTCTTGGGTATGGTGTGGCTAACTGGTTCTACCAGTTTCGCTTTTGATGCAGTCTCTACCCAAACCCTGTCTAGCGTATTGCAAATAGTCCTACTTTCAGGAATCATATTAGGTTTTGGCATCAAAATTCCCTTGGTTCCCTTCCATACTTGGCTACCCGATGCTTATGTGGAAGCTTCAGCACCCATTGCGATTCTTTTGGGTGGTGTATTAGCAAAGTTGGGCACCTACGGACTGTTAAGATTTGGCATGGGGATGTTTCCTCAAGCGTGGAGTATGTTCGCACCAACATTGGCAATTTGGGGTGCAGTGAGTGCAATTTATGGGGCGGTAGTGGCGATCGCGCAAAAAGATATCAAGCGCATGGTAGCATACAGTTCCATTGGTCACATGGGTTATATTCTGCTAGCTGGTGCTGCTAGTAATGCCTTAGCGCTGGTTGGTGCTGTCGCCCAAATGTTTAGCCACGGTTTAATTCTGGCTATCTTGTTCCATTTGGTGGGAGTCGTCGAAACCAAAGTTGGAACTCGCGAATTAGATAAACTCAATGGTTTAATGAGTCCTATTCGGGGTTTACCTTTAATCAGTGCTTTGCTGGTATTAAGTGGAATGGCGAGTGCTGGTATTCCTGGTTTAACAGGTTTCGTGGCAGAATTTATCGTTTTCCAAGGAAGTTTCACGGCGTTTCCTCTTCCCACAATATTGTGTGTAGTTGCTAGTGGTTTAACTGCGGTTTATTTTGTCATCCTTCTCAACCGCACTTGTTTTGGCAGACTCGACAATTTAGCTTACTATCCGAAAGTGCAATGGTTTGAGAAAACTCCTGCGTTAATTTTGGCAGCTTTAATCATCTTTTTGGGAGTACAACCAACTTGGTTAGTGCGTTGGAGTGAACCCACAACTACCGCAATGGTGGCTGCAATTCCCGCAGTGGAAAAAACTGTAAACTCGGAAATTGCTTTGAAACCATAA
- a CDS encoding CDP-alcohol phosphatidyltransferase, producing MNLKLIPSGLVLFRFLIAPFLLWDALDGKTSIWFIVGFVAAFLSDIFDGIIARRLGVSTAELRQADSWADVCLFSCIFVSAWQVHQDVLIAYRLPLLTVFFAQLVWWIVNLFKYGKPASYHTYSAKFWGITLAIAIISLFGFNYAGISLWLTCIAGLIYSIEEIAMTIILPVWTHDVLSIFHALKIREQLLIQKNEMAS from the coding sequence ATGAACCTGAAATTAATTCCCAGCGGACTAGTACTATTTCGCTTTTTAATTGCGCCCTTTCTTCTCTGGGATGCCCTTGATGGTAAAACTAGTATTTGGTTCATCGTTGGCTTTGTCGCCGCCTTCCTCTCAGATATTTTTGATGGCATTATTGCCCGTAGACTTGGTGTTAGTACCGCCGAATTAAGACAAGCTGATAGTTGGGCTGATGTTTGCCTTTTTAGCTGCATATTTGTGAGTGCTTGGCAAGTACATCAAGATGTTTTAATTGCTTATCGCCTACCTCTACTTACAGTTTTTTTTGCTCAGTTAGTTTGGTGGATAGTGAATTTATTTAAATATGGTAAACCTGCTAGCTATCACACCTATTCGGCTAAGTTTTGGGGTATTACTCTTGCCATTGCCATTATTTCTTTATTCGGTTTTAACTATGCAGGAATTTCTCTTTGGCTAACTTGTATTGCTGGTTTAATTTACAGTATCGAAGAAATAGCCATGACAATTATTCTGCCAGTGTGGACGCACGATGTTTTAAGCATTTTTCACGCCCTAAAAATACGCGAACAATTATTAATACAAAAAAACGAAATGGCATCATAG
- a CDS encoding CO2 hydration: protein MTATFDKATKLPPSRHEFAEVIHRLEAGGSMLPDTPENLMQIIGIYKAYAVPMDFYWRDLLYIAEREFLNPFPFFKYFLRKEYLDLHNHYAGDDADLRIWRGPATAHPELLAFIEKGETGKMPKLFHHLFHDRINMEFAEACMRAMLWHRHMYAPVNQFDAYLDSDEYRANADRAIKAYFKGNPVMLALHKMFPDMFLEQCRQMSYYSNLGLFWEVMAPVFFEMSDIYDEGGFKGVPDAMNFLVNGIFAIAGRPIYHHVYIDGECYEIIPKSKGFTWLYEAALPYVEAVFYRTAPFRGTKSYNAQAGQVPDDQKDFHYGILYADVFPVGTAGIPPTLLMQDMLHFLPQYLVDYYQQYCRGEEDMLIQLGVSFQRSMYNVTSAVIQALRTALLYPLDDQNPKHLQANREFFEAQLNRFTRADYNMRDAARLRDVQRQDYR from the coding sequence ATGACAGCAACTTTTGATAAAGCAACTAAATTACCTCCTTCCCGCCATGAATTTGCGGAAGTAATTCATCGCTTAGAAGCTGGCGGTTCTATGCTACCCGATACGCCAGAAAACCTGATGCAAATTATCGGTATTTATAAAGCTTATGCTGTGCCGATGGATTTCTACTGGCGGGACTTACTTTATATTGCAGAACGGGAATTTTTAAATCCCTTTCCCTTCTTTAAATACTTCTTACGCAAAGAGTATTTAGACTTACATAATCATTATGCTGGTGATGATGCCGATTTAAGAATTTGGCGCGGCCCGGCTACAGCCCATCCCGAATTACTGGCATTTATTGAAAAGGGTGAAACTGGCAAAATGCCAAAATTATTTCACCATTTATTCCACGATCGCATTAATATGGAGTTTGCTGAAGCTTGTATGCGGGCTATGCTTTGGCATCGTCATATGTATGCGCCAGTAAACCAATTTGATGCTTACTTAGACTCAGACGAATATAGAGCTAACGCCGATAGGGCAATTAAAGCTTACTTTAAAGGCAACCCGGTAATGTTGGCACTGCACAAGATGTTCCCCGATATGTTTTTGGAACAGTGCCGCCAGATGTCATATTACTCTAACCTGGGTTTATTCTGGGAAGTTATGGCCCCCGTGTTCTTTGAAATGTCGGATATCTACGACGAAGGCGGGTTTAAAGGTGTCCCCGACGCCATGAACTTTTTGGTTAACGGCATTTTTGCGATCGCAGGTCGTCCAATTTACCATCATGTATATATTGATGGGGAATGCTACGAAATCATTCCCAAATCCAAAGGTTTCACCTGGCTATACGAAGCCGCACTACCTTATGTAGAAGCAGTTTTCTACCGTACTGCACCTTTCCGTGGTACAAAATCTTATAATGCTCAAGCAGGTCAAGTACCTGACGATCAAAAAGATTTCCACTATGGCATTCTCTACGCTGATGTCTTCCCTGTAGGTACTGCTGGTATCCCACCCACATTATTAATGCAAGATATGCTGCACTTCTTGCCTCAATATCTTGTTGACTATTACCAACAATATTGCCGTGGCGAAGAAGATATGTTGATTCAGTTGGGAGTTAGTTTCCAACGTTCTATGTACAACGTAACTTCGGCAGTAATTCAAGCATTGCGAACTGCACTTTTATATCCACTAGATGACCAAAATCCCAAGCATTTACAAGCGAACCGGGAATTTTTTGAAGCCCAGCTAAACCGCTTTACCCGTGCTGATTACAATATGCGTGATGCAGCGCGTTTACGGGATGTTCAACGCCAGGATTACAGATAA
- a CDS encoding putative ammonia monooxygenase: MNHSFSIAPIVEESTAENPTVASQNLFIKQLAVLVLEMLLALPLGLGLARFHIGGIAWIFGGIAAGTVVLQGCRIFYQYSPKPNRTARKVGMALVGLTVGASSTHSDLASVASGIPIFILLTFFLLLCGSGIGYIYSRLSKTNLLTAMLATVPGGVGIMAAIAADYGRNVTLVALVQALRVTTVVFLIPFIARTTVGNAWNPQTIAIQGNLLSFEPSQLGLLLLALAITGLAVYLSILFKIPAGDFFGALLIGIGLNPVLNLLPFVHDLHFTPPSLLNIVGQMLLGITIGEYWGDKPTFGKRTIGYAVMSVVMTVFAGAIAAMLAMQLTSWDWLTCLLVTAPGGSAEMILVSLVLNHNVEVVTTGHLVRLIAINSSLPIWIFLFRRLDGKLSELS; encoded by the coding sequence ATGAATCATAGTTTTAGCATTGCTCCCATAGTGGAGGAATCCACTGCTGAAAATCCTACCGTTGCTTCACAAAACCTATTTATCAAGCAACTGGCTGTTCTAGTTTTAGAAATGCTGCTGGCTTTACCTTTAGGTTTAGGTTTAGCAAGGTTCCACATTGGAGGAATTGCTTGGATATTTGGCGGAATTGCTGCGGGTACTGTAGTTTTGCAAGGATGCCGAATTTTCTATCAATATTCTCCCAAACCTAACCGAACTGCTAGAAAGGTTGGTATGGCATTGGTAGGATTAACAGTTGGAGCCTCAAGTACTCATAGCGATTTAGCTAGTGTAGCTTCTGGGATTCCAATTTTTATTTTACTAACTTTTTTTCTTCTACTATGTGGTAGCGGGATTGGCTATATTTATTCCCGCCTCAGCAAAACTAATTTATTAACAGCAATGCTAGCTACAGTACCCGGTGGCGTGGGAATTATGGCTGCTATTGCTGCTGATTATGGCAGAAATGTCACTCTAGTAGCATTAGTTCAAGCTTTGCGCGTCACAACTGTAGTTTTTCTAATTCCTTTTATCGCTAGAACTACAGTTGGTAATGCTTGGAATCCACAAACAATCGCCATTCAAGGTAATTTGTTGAGTTTTGAGCCATCGCAATTAGGATTACTCTTGTTAGCACTGGCGATAACTGGATTAGCTGTTTATCTGTCAATCTTATTTAAGATTCCCGCAGGTGATTTTTTTGGGGCTTTGTTAATTGGTATCGGATTGAATCCCGTACTAAATTTGCTGCCTTTTGTCCACGATCTTCACTTTACACCACCGTCATTGCTGAATATCGTTGGTCAAATGCTGTTAGGAATTACCATTGGTGAGTATTGGGGAGATAAACCGACTTTCGGAAAACGCACTATAGGCTATGCGGTGATGTCTGTAGTAATGACTGTATTCGCAGGTGCGATCGCTGCTATGCTAGCCATGCAATTAACTTCTTGGGATTGGTTAACTTGTCTATTGGTGACAGCACCAGGCGGTTCAGCAGAAATGATTTTAGTTTCTTTGGTATTGAATCATAATGTGGAAGTTGTCACCACAGGGCATTTAGTCAGACTAATTGCAATTAACAGTTCCCTACCAATTTGGATATTTTTATTTCGTCGTCTTGATGGGAAATTATCAGAACTTTCTTAG